In one window of Mesorhizobium sp. B2-1-1 DNA:
- a CDS encoding NADH-quinone oxidoreductase subunit J, producing the protein MLSGLEAAFFYLFAFVAVASAFMVISSRNPVHSVLFLILTFFNAAGLFMLTGAEFLAMILLVVYVGAVMVLFLFVVMMLDVDFAEMKEGALQYAPIGALVGLILAAELIVVLGGYTFAPQLASTVSKPIPDLAARSNTAALGDILYTDYLYYFQISGLVLLVAMIGAIVLTLRHKEGVKRQSIAAQVARTAATGMEIRKVKSGEGV; encoded by the coding sequence ATGCTGAGTGGACTAGAGGCGGCCTTTTTCTACCTCTTCGCCTTTGTCGCCGTGGCGTCGGCGTTCATGGTCATTTCGTCGCGCAACCCCGTGCATTCGGTGCTGTTCCTGATCCTGACCTTCTTCAACGCCGCCGGCCTGTTCATGCTGACGGGCGCCGAGTTCCTGGCGATGATCCTGCTCGTCGTCTATGTCGGCGCTGTCATGGTGCTGTTTCTGTTCGTCGTCATGATGCTCGACGTCGACTTCGCCGAGATGAAGGAGGGCGCTCTGCAATATGCGCCGATCGGCGCGCTGGTCGGACTGATCCTGGCGGCGGAACTGATCGTGGTGCTCGGCGGCTATACCTTCGCGCCGCAGCTCGCCTCGACGGTATCGAAGCCGATTCCCGATCTCGCGGCGCGCTCGAATACGGCAGCGCTCGGCGACATCCTCTATACGGACTACCTCTACTACTTCCAGATCTCGGGCCTCGTGCTGCTGGTGGCCATGATCGGTGCCATCGTTTTGACGCTGCGCCACAAGGAAGGGGTCAAGCGGCAGTCGATCGCAGCCCAGGTCGCCCGCACGGCGGCGACGGGCATGGAAATCCGCAAGGTCAAGTCGGGCGAAGGAGTCTGA
- the nuoG gene encoding NADH-quinone oxidoreductase subunit NuoG — protein sequence MAKLKVDGKEITVPDHYTLLQAAEDAGAEVPRFCFHERLSIAGNCRMCLIEVKGGPPKPQASCAMGVRDLRPGPNGEAPEIFTNTPMVKKAREGVMEFLLINHPLDCPICDQGGECDLQDQAMAFGVDSSRYHENKRAVEDKYIGPLVKTVMNRCIHCTRCVRFTTEVAGISELGLIGRGEDAEITTYLEQAMTSELQGNVIDLCPVGALTSKPFAFQARPWELTKTESIDVMDAVGSAIRVDSRGREVMRILPRVNEAVNEEWISDKTRFIWDGLRTQRLDRPYVRKDGKLVPASWAEAFTAIKDAVSKTTPEKIGAIAGDLAAVEEIYALKLLMAALGSKNMDCRQDGAALDPSLGRASYIFNPTIEGIEQADAVLIIGANPRFEASVLNARIRKRWRVGNLPVGVIGDVGDTRYDYELLGAGPESLKDLADGDGKFFQVLKKATHPLIIVGQGALARPDGAAVLGQAAKLAMAVNAARADWNGFAVLHNAAGRVGGLDLGFVPSEGGRNVAGMLGETDVLFLLGADEIDMAKTGGAFVVYVGTHGDAGAHRANVILPGAAYTEKSGTYVNTEGRVQQTNRAGFAPGDAREDWAIIRALSDVLGKKLPFDSLPQLRAKLYGEYPHLARIDQVAAGNAEDIANVAKLSGRLNKGTFTSPVQDFYLTNPIARASAVMAECSALAKSGFKQAAE from the coding sequence ATGGCAAAGCTCAAGGTCGACGGGAAAGAAATCACTGTACCCGACCATTACACGCTGCTGCAGGCGGCAGAGGACGCGGGCGCGGAAGTGCCGCGCTTCTGCTTCCACGAGCGGTTGTCGATCGCCGGCAATTGCCGCATGTGCCTGATCGAGGTGAAGGGCGGGCCGCCCAAGCCGCAAGCGTCCTGCGCCATGGGCGTGCGCGACCTGCGTCCCGGTCCGAACGGAGAAGCGCCGGAAATCTTCACCAACACGCCGATGGTCAAGAAGGCCAGGGAAGGCGTGATGGAATTCCTGCTGATCAACCATCCGCTGGATTGCCCGATCTGCGACCAGGGCGGCGAATGCGACCTGCAGGACCAGGCGATGGCCTTCGGCGTTGATTCCTCGCGCTATCACGAGAACAAGCGCGCGGTCGAAGACAAGTATATCGGCCCGCTGGTCAAGACGGTGATGAACCGCTGCATCCACTGCACGCGCTGCGTTCGCTTCACCACCGAGGTTGCCGGCATTTCCGAACTCGGCCTGATCGGCCGCGGCGAGGATGCCGAGATCACCACCTATCTCGAGCAGGCGATGACCTCGGAGCTGCAGGGCAATGTCATCGACCTGTGCCCCGTCGGCGCGCTGACCTCCAAGCCTTTCGCCTTCCAGGCACGGCCGTGGGAACTGACCAAGACCGAATCCATCGACGTCATGGATGCCGTCGGCTCGGCGATCCGCGTCGACAGCCGCGGCCGCGAGGTGATGCGCATCCTGCCGCGCGTCAACGAGGCGGTGAACGAGGAGTGGATCTCCGACAAGACCCGCTTCATCTGGGACGGCCTGCGCACGCAGCGTCTCGACCGGCCCTATGTACGCAAGGACGGTAAGCTGGTCCCGGCGAGCTGGGCCGAGGCCTTCACGGCGATCAAGGACGCCGTGTCGAAGACTACGCCCGAGAAGATCGGCGCCATAGCGGGCGATCTTGCCGCGGTCGAGGAAATCTACGCGCTGAAGCTCCTGATGGCCGCACTCGGTTCGAAGAACATGGATTGCCGCCAGGACGGCGCCGCGCTCGACCCGTCGCTTGGCCGGGCAAGCTACATTTTCAACCCCACCATCGAAGGCATCGAACAGGCGGACGCGGTGCTGATCATCGGCGCCAATCCGCGCTTCGAAGCCTCGGTGCTCAACGCCCGCATCCGCAAGCGCTGGCGGGTCGGCAATCTGCCGGTCGGCGTCATCGGCGATGTCGGGGATACACGCTATGACTACGAACTGCTGGGCGCAGGACCGGAATCGCTCAAGGATCTGGCCGACGGTGATGGCAAGTTCTTCCAGGTGCTGAAGAAGGCCACGCATCCGCTCATCATCGTCGGCCAGGGCGCGCTGGCACGCCCCGATGGCGCGGCGGTGCTCGGCCAGGCAGCGAAGCTCGCCATGGCCGTGAACGCCGCGCGCGCGGACTGGAACGGCTTTGCCGTGCTGCACAATGCGGCTGGACGCGTCGGCGGCCTCGACCTTGGCTTCGTGCCGAGCGAGGGCGGCAGGAACGTCGCCGGCATGCTGGGCGAGACGGACGTGCTGTTCTTGCTGGGCGCCGACGAAATCGACATGGCAAAGACCGGCGGCGCTTTCGTGGTCTATGTGGGCACCCATGGCGATGCCGGCGCGCACCGCGCCAACGTCATCCTGCCGGGCGCTGCCTACACCGAGAAGTCGGGCACCTATGTCAACACGGAAGGGCGCGTGCAGCAGACCAACCGCGCCGGCTTCGCGCCGGGCGACGCGCGCGAGGATTGGGCCATCATCAGGGCATTGTCGGATGTACTGGGCAAGAAGTTGCCGTTCGATTCACTGCCGCAGCTGCGCGCTAAACTCTACGGCGAGTACCCGCATCTTGCCCGCATCGACCAGGTTGCTGCGGGCAATGCCGAGGATATCGCCAATGTGGCGAAGCTCAGCGGACGGCTGAACAAGGGCACGTTCACGTCGCCGGTCCAGGACTTCTACCTGACCAACCCGATCGCGCGGGCCTCTGCCGTGATGGCGGAGTGCTCTGCGCTGGCCAAGAGCGGCTTCAAGCAGGCGGCGGAATAA
- a CDS encoding NADH-ubiquinone dehydrogenase, which produces MAPYSTPHPLMPNLDQIEKMNQDLTRMMPKEMAGAVNLLAHPVAGAAAMSALGLGLANHAFGVWLGALSGAAEASQRLMQPLIEDFEARVEQFEDASLSSTRARATAKTLIAEAQSFAQEVTDIAAREATTTVPAAQAGRSADELPDVLLPEDFRQPKAVDRPAKPSDLKKISGIGPKLETVLNGLGIWTFRQIADWSPEEIAWVDDYLSFNGRIVRDDWIAQAAVLAAKK; this is translated from the coding sequence ATGGCGCCGTATTCGACACCCCACCCATTGATGCCCAATTTGGACCAGATCGAGAAGATGAACCAGGACCTGACCAGGATGATGCCGAAGGAGATGGCCGGCGCCGTCAACCTTCTGGCGCACCCTGTCGCGGGCGCGGCGGCGATGTCGGCTCTGGGACTTGGGCTCGCCAACCACGCTTTCGGCGTCTGGTTGGGCGCGCTGTCGGGCGCAGCCGAGGCGTCGCAACGCCTCATGCAGCCGCTCATCGAGGATTTCGAGGCGCGCGTCGAACAATTCGAGGATGCGAGCCTTTCATCCACCAGAGCGCGGGCGACGGCCAAGACCCTGATTGCGGAGGCGCAGTCCTTCGCGCAGGAAGTCACCGACATTGCCGCCAGGGAGGCCACCACCACGGTGCCGGCGGCACAGGCGGGGCGGTCAGCGGACGAGCTTCCGGATGTGCTGCTGCCCGAGGATTTCAGGCAGCCCAAGGCTGTGGACAGGCCGGCGAAGCCTTCGGATCTCAAGAAGATATCGGGCATCGGCCCGAAGCTGGAGACGGTGCTCAACGGGCTCGGCATCTGGACGTTCCGCCAGATCGCCGACTGGTCACCCGAAGAGATCGCCTGGGTCGACGACTACCTGTCGTTCAACGGCCGTATCGTGCGCGACGACTGGATTGCCCAGGCGGCTGTGCTGGCCGCGAAGAAGTGA
- the nuoK gene encoding NADH-quinone oxidoreductase subunit NuoK: protein MVVGIAHYLTVSAILFTLGVFGIFLNRKNVIVILMSVELILLAVNINFVAFSAALGDLVGQVFALFVLTVAAAEAAIGLAILVVFFRNRGSIAVEDVNMMKG, encoded by the coding sequence ATGGTCGTCGGCATCGCACATTATCTGACCGTATCGGCGATCCTTTTCACGCTCGGCGTGTTCGGCATCTTCCTGAACCGTAAGAACGTGATCGTCATCCTGATGTCGGTCGAGTTGATCCTGCTTGCGGTCAACATCAATTTCGTCGCCTTTTCGGCGGCTCTCGGCGACCTCGTCGGCCAGGTGTTCGCGCTGTTCGTGCTGACGGTCGCGGCGGCGGAGGCCGCCATCGGACTTGCCATTCTCGTCGTCTTCTTCCGCAACCGCGGCTCGATCGCGGTCGAAGACGTGAACATGATGAAGGGTTGA
- the nuoF gene encoding NADH-quinone oxidoreductase subunit NuoF, translating into MLQDKDRIFTNIYGLFDKSLAGAMARGAWDNTPGIVAKGREWIVNEMKASGLRGRGGAGFPTGLKWSFMPKQSDGRPSYLVINADESEPGTCKDRDILRNDPHTLVEGALLAGFAMGAVAAYIYVRGEFIREREALQRAIDEAYEAKLIGKGNTSGYDFDVYMHHGAGAYICGEETALLESLEGKKGQPRLKPPFPANVGLYGCPTTVNNVESIAVAPTILRRGAAWFSSFGRPNNVGTKLFCVSGHVNNPCTVEEAMSIPFRELIETHCGGIRGGWDNLLAVIPGGASVPLVPAEQIIDTPMDFDALRDLKSGLGTAAVIVMDKSTDVVKAIARLSYFYKHESCGQCTPCREGTGWMWRVMERLVRGEAQKREIDMLLDVTKQVEGHTICALGDAAAWPIQGLMRHFRGEVERRIDEFSRNAHRAEPVLVAAE; encoded by the coding sequence ATGCTTCAGGACAAAGACCGCATCTTCACCAACATCTACGGCCTCTTCGACAAGTCGCTGGCCGGCGCAATGGCGCGCGGCGCCTGGGACAACACGCCCGGCATCGTCGCCAAGGGGCGCGAGTGGATCGTCAACGAGATGAAGGCGTCGGGCCTGCGCGGCCGCGGCGGCGCCGGTTTCCCGACCGGCTTGAAATGGTCGTTCATGCCCAAGCAGAGTGACGGCCGGCCGAGCTATCTCGTCATCAATGCCGACGAATCCGAGCCCGGTACCTGCAAGGACCGCGACATTCTGCGCAACGATCCGCACACGCTGGTCGAAGGCGCCTTGCTCGCCGGCTTCGCCATGGGCGCGGTCGCGGCCTATATCTATGTGCGCGGCGAGTTCATCCGCGAGCGCGAGGCGCTGCAGCGTGCCATCGACGAGGCCTATGAGGCCAAGCTGATCGGCAAGGGCAACACTTCAGGCTACGATTTCGACGTCTATATGCACCATGGCGCCGGGGCTTATATCTGCGGCGAGGAGACGGCGCTGCTCGAAAGCCTCGAGGGAAAGAAGGGCCAGCCCAGGCTGAAGCCACCATTTCCGGCCAATGTCGGCCTTTATGGCTGCCCGACCACCGTCAACAACGTCGAATCGATCGCGGTGGCGCCGACGATCCTGCGCCGGGGCGCGGCCTGGTTCTCATCCTTCGGCCGGCCCAACAACGTCGGCACCAAGCTGTTCTGCGTCTCCGGCCACGTCAACAATCCGTGCACCGTCGAAGAGGCGATGTCGATCCCATTCCGCGAGCTGATCGAGACGCATTGCGGCGGCATCCGTGGCGGCTGGGACAATCTTCTGGCGGTCATTCCTGGCGGCGCCTCGGTGCCGCTGGTGCCGGCCGAGCAGATCATCGATACGCCGATGGATTTCGACGCGCTGCGCGACCTCAAATCCGGCCTCGGCACGGCGGCCGTCATCGTCATGGACAAGTCGACCGATGTCGTCAAAGCCATCGCGCGGCTGTCCTACTTCTACAAGCATGAGAGCTGCGGCCAATGCACGCCGTGCCGTGAAGGCACCGGCTGGATGTGGCGGGTGATGGAGCGGCTGGTGCGCGGCGAGGCGCAGAAGCGCGAGATCGACATGCTGCTCGACGTGACCAAGCAGGTCGAAGGCCACACGATTTGCGCGCTGGGCGACGCGGCCGCTTGGCCGATCCAGGGCCTGATGCGGCACTTCCGCGGCGAGGTGGAGCGGCGCATCGACGAATTTTCGCGCAACGCGCACCGGGCCGAGCCGGTGTTGGTGGCGGCGGAATAG
- the nuoH gene encoding NADH-quinone oxidoreductase subunit NuoH has protein sequence MDTFFSFYVLPALIIVLKSVVLIVVLLIAVAYLLYADRKIWAAVQLRRGPNVVGPWGTLQAFADLLKFVFKEPVIPSGANKGVFLLAPLVSAVLAISAWAVIPVSQGWAVANVNVGILYVFAISSLEVYGVIMGGWASNSKYPFLGALRSAAQMVSYEVSIGFVIVTVLLCVGSLNLSDIVLSQQDGLGTRLGLPNTFLDWHWLSLLPMFVIFFISALAETNRPPFDLVEAESELVAGHMVEYSSTPFLLFFLGEYVAVVLMCALATILFLGGWLPPFDFAPFTWVPGVIWFVLKICLMFFMFSMVKAFVPRYRYDQLMRLGWKVFLPISLFMVVLTAAFLKITGFA, from the coding sequence ATGGACACCTTCTTCTCCTTTTACGTGCTGCCGGCGCTGATCATCGTGTTGAAGTCGGTCGTGCTGATCGTCGTGCTTCTCATCGCCGTCGCCTACCTGCTCTATGCCGACCGCAAGATCTGGGCGGCGGTGCAACTTCGCCGCGGCCCGAACGTCGTCGGCCCCTGGGGCACGCTGCAGGCCTTTGCCGATCTGTTGAAGTTCGTCTTCAAGGAGCCGGTGATCCCGTCCGGCGCCAACAAGGGCGTGTTTCTTTTGGCGCCGTTGGTATCGGCGGTTCTGGCGATCTCAGCCTGGGCGGTCATTCCGGTCAGCCAGGGCTGGGCCGTCGCCAACGTCAATGTCGGTATCCTCTATGTCTTCGCCATCTCCTCGCTCGAGGTCTATGGCGTGATCATGGGCGGCTGGGCGTCCAATTCGAAATATCCGTTCCTCGGGGCGCTGCGTTCGGCAGCACAAATGGTGTCCTACGAGGTCTCGATCGGCTTCGTCATCGTCACCGTGCTGCTTTGCGTCGGCTCGCTCAACCTGTCCGACATCGTGCTGTCGCAGCAGGATGGGCTGGGCACCAGGCTCGGCCTGCCCAACACCTTCCTCGACTGGCACTGGCTGTCGCTGTTGCCGATGTTCGTCATCTTCTTCATCTCGGCGCTAGCCGAGACGAATCGCCCGCCTTTCGACCTCGTCGAAGCCGAATCGGAACTGGTCGCCGGCCACATGGTCGAATATTCGTCGACGCCGTTCCTGCTGTTCTTCCTCGGCGAATATGTCGCCGTCGTGCTGATGTGCGCGCTGGCCACCATCCTGTTCCTCGGCGGCTGGCTGCCGCCGTTCGACTTCGCGCCCTTCACCTGGGTGCCGGGGGTGATCTGGTTCGTGCTCAAGATCTGCCTGATGTTCTTCATGTTCTCCATGGTGAAGGCGTTCGTGCCGCGTTACCGCTACGACCAACTGATGCGGCTTGGCTGGAAGGTGTTCCTGCCGATCTCGTTGTTCATGGTGGTGCTGACCGCCGCCTTCCTCAAGATCACGGGGTTTGCGTGA
- the nuoL gene encoding NADH-quinone oxidoreductase subunit L, translating to MYQAIVFLPLLGFLIVGLFGTSLGAKASEYITSGFLVIAAVLSWVAFFTVGFGHGEVFTVPVLRWIQSGGLEASWALRIDTLTVVMLVVVNTVSALVHIYSIGYMHHDPNRPRFFAYLSLFTFAMLMLVTADNLVQMFFGWEGVGLASYLLIGFWYKKPSANAAAIKAFVVNRVGDFGFALGIFGVFVLFGSVNLGTIFANAATFIPAEGAPQGAAVLTFLGYALDKQAAMTIVCLLLFMGAMGKSAQVPLHTWLPDAMEGPTPVSALIHAATMVTAGVFMLARLSPLFELSHSALTVVTFIGAFTAFFAATVGLVQNDIKRVIAYSTCSQLGYMFVALGVGAYGAAIFHLFTHAFFKALLFLGSGSVIHAVSDEQDMRKMGGLRTLIPTTYWMMVIGTLALTGVGIPVTVIGTAGFFSKDAIIETAFAGHNSVAGLAFVLLVIAAGFTSFYSWRLIFMTFHGRPRASHEVMHHVHESPPVMLVPLFVLAAGALFAGIIFHGAFIGEGYAEFWKASLFTLPDNHILHDIHELPLWVELSPFIAMLIGLALAWKFYIRSPEMPVNLAAQHRGLYAFLLNKWYFDELYDFLFVRPAKRLGSFLWKTGDGTVIDGLGPDGISARVVDVTNRVVKLQTGYLYHYAFAMLIGVAAFVTWMML from the coding sequence ATGTACCAGGCCATCGTCTTCCTTCCGCTGCTCGGCTTCCTGATCGTCGGCCTGTTCGGCACGTCGCTCGGCGCCAAGGCGTCCGAATACATCACCTCCGGCTTCCTGGTGATCGCGGCGGTGCTGTCGTGGGTTGCTTTCTTCACCGTCGGCTTCGGCCATGGCGAGGTGTTCACCGTGCCGGTGCTGCGCTGGATCCAGTCCGGCGGACTGGAGGCGTCCTGGGCGCTCAGGATCGACACTCTGACGGTGGTCATGCTGGTGGTGGTCAACACCGTGTCGGCGCTGGTCCATATCTACTCGATCGGCTACATGCACCACGATCCGAACCGGCCGCGTTTCTTTGCCTATCTGTCGCTGTTCACCTTCGCCATGCTGATGCTGGTGACGGCCGACAACCTCGTGCAGATGTTCTTCGGTTGGGAAGGGGTGGGCCTGGCGTCCTACCTGCTGATCGGCTTCTGGTACAAGAAGCCCTCGGCCAACGCCGCGGCCATCAAGGCCTTCGTCGTCAACCGCGTCGGCGATTTCGGCTTCGCGCTCGGCATCTTCGGCGTGTTCGTGCTGTTCGGCTCGGTCAATCTCGGCACCATCTTCGCCAATGCGGCGACGTTCATCCCGGCTGAAGGCGCCCCGCAAGGTGCTGCGGTGCTGACCTTCCTCGGTTATGCGCTGGATAAGCAGGCAGCGATGACGATCGTCTGCCTGCTGCTGTTCATGGGTGCCATGGGCAAGTCGGCGCAGGTGCCGCTGCACACCTGGCTGCCGGACGCCATGGAAGGTCCCACGCCGGTCTCGGCGCTCATCCATGCCGCCACCATGGTGACGGCCGGCGTGTTCATGCTGGCGCGGCTGTCGCCGCTGTTCGAGCTGTCGCATTCGGCGCTGACGGTGGTGACCTTCATCGGCGCCTTCACCGCCTTCTTCGCGGCGACCGTCGGCCTCGTCCAGAACGACATCAAGCGCGTCATCGCCTATTCGACCTGCTCGCAACTTGGCTACATGTTCGTGGCGCTCGGCGTCGGCGCCTATGGTGCGGCGATCTTCCACCTGTTCACGCATGCCTTCTTCAAGGCGCTGCTGTTCCTCGGCTCGGGCTCGGTCATCCATGCGGTTTCCGACGAGCAGGACATGCGCAAGATGGGCGGCCTGAGGACGCTGATCCCGACGACCTACTGGATGATGGTAATCGGCACCCTGGCGCTGACCGGCGTCGGCATTCCGGTCACCGTCATCGGCACCGCCGGGTTCTTCTCCAAGGATGCCATCATCGAGACGGCCTTTGCCGGGCATAATTCCGTGGCGGGCCTCGCCTTCGTGCTGCTGGTGATCGCCGCCGGCTTCACCTCCTTCTATTCCTGGCGGCTGATCTTCATGACCTTCCACGGCAGGCCGCGGGCGAGCCATGAGGTGATGCACCATGTCCATGAATCGCCGCCGGTGATGCTGGTGCCGCTGTTCGTGCTGGCGGCGGGCGCGCTGTTTGCCGGCATCATCTTCCACGGTGCCTTCATTGGCGAAGGCTATGCCGAATTCTGGAAGGCGTCGCTGTTCACACTGCCGGACAATCACATCCTGCACGACATTCACGAACTGCCGCTATGGGTCGAGCTGTCGCCGTTCATCGCCATGCTGATCGGCCTGGCGCTGGCGTGGAAGTTCTACATCCGCTCGCCGGAAATGCCGGTCAATCTGGCCGCCCAGCATCGCGGGCTCTATGCTTTCCTGCTCAACAAATGGTATTTCGACGAGCTCTATGACTTCCTCTTTGTGCGGCCGGCCAAACGCCTCGGTTCCTTCCTGTGGAAGACCGGCGACGGCACCGTCATCGATGGTCTCGGGCCTGACGGCATTTCGGCACGCGTCGTCGATGTCACCAACCGCGTCGTCAAGCTGCAGACCGGCTATCTCTATCACTATGCCTTCGCCATGCTGATCGGCGTTGCCGCATTCGTCACCTGGATGATGCTCTGA
- the nuoI gene encoding NADH-quinone oxidoreductase subunit NuoI, with the protein MSALSQAAKSLLLKDFVSAFFLSMRQFFAPKETINYPHEKGPVSPRFRGEHALRRYPNGEERCIACKLCEAICPAQAITIEAGPRRNDGTRRTVRYDIDMVKCIYCGFCQEACPVDAIVEGPNFEFATETREELYYDKDRLLANGDRWERELARNISLDAPYR; encoded by the coding sequence ATGTCCGCTCTGTCCCAGGCCGCCAAATCGCTGCTGCTGAAGGATTTCGTCAGCGCCTTCTTCTTGTCGATGCGCCAGTTCTTCGCGCCGAAGGAGACGATCAATTATCCGCACGAGAAAGGGCCGGTGAGCCCGCGCTTCCGCGGCGAGCATGCCTTGCGCCGTTATCCCAATGGCGAGGAACGCTGCATAGCCTGCAAATTGTGCGAGGCGATCTGCCCGGCGCAGGCCATCACCATCGAGGCCGGCCCGCGCCGCAACGACGGCACGCGCCGTACCGTGCGCTACGACATCGATATGGTGAAGTGCATCTATTGCGGCTTCTGCCAGGAAGCCTGCCCGGTCGACGCCATCGTCGAGGGGCCGAATTTCGAATTCGCGACCGAGACGCGCGAGGAACTCTACTACGACAAGGATAGGCTGCTGGCGAATGGCGACCGGTGGGAGCGCGAACTGGCGCGCAACATCTCGCTGGACGCACCGTACCGCTGA